The Flavobacteriales bacterium genomic sequence GTTTATATATTTTAAAGCCTATCGCGCCAATGTGCGGGCCAAGGTGAATTTCCTCCAGGCAGCACAGGGGAAGCCCGGTTCGGAAGCAGCATTGAAAGCTGGTGTTCATTATCTGGGGTGGATGTGTACCTATATGGAGCAAATAAGCAATCGTTCCCGGATGCTATCGTGATGTGCGGGTGCATGAATGCGGATCTTAATCTTACCTTCGTCCCGTTCCTGCGAACATGACTGAGACGAATTATCAAACGCTTCCGATTTGGTGCAGCTGATCATATTGATGACCTGGTGTGCATTGCTTTACCGGCCCGCACGCTACCTGTACGCCAGGTTCAGGGAGATGCCGCGTGTGGTCAGTTTGGTGGCGATGGGTTTCCTGGGCTTGTTGGTGTTGGTGTTTCACAATGTGATCACACGGGAAGGCTGGCCTTACAACCACGATTATCAGGCGATGCAGTTCAGAACCCTGGTCTATGCCTATCACTACGACCAGTTCGATTTTTTCCCGCTGTGGTCATCGGGGGAGGCGGGTGGCATGGGCAGTCCGCTGCCCTTGTTCTATCACAAACTGTTTTTCTGGGTGTCCGCATGTTTTTTTGAAGTATTGCACCACATGCAGGCATCCATCATCCTGGCGTGTGCCGTATTTGTTGCCGTTGGATGTGCGGGCGTGTTCAGATTTCTGCGCATCATGGGGCTTCGGATATGGCCTTCGGTGTTGATCGCATTCCTGCTTCCCCTGCAGCATTATGCATATACCGATTGGTTTGTGAGGGGAGCGGTGGCTGAATTCTCGGCCATGATGGTGATCCCATGGTTGTTTGTTTGGTGTGCACATTACCTCAAAACCGGGGTGTTCGGGTATTCCCTTGTTTGGGTCCTGCTGGCGGTTTACTTTGCGCATTCCATCATCGGTTACTATGCCGTATTGATTGTTTTGTGTGCGGTTGCCATCCGGTGGAATCATCATTTCGAATGGGCGGAGGTTTGGTCAACCATCAGAAGAAGTGTTATTGCCGGTGTTGTTTTTGCGGGTGTAATGAGCATTTACCTTATTCCCGCATACCTTGTTTCCGATTGGTACGATCCTTCCAAAATCAAAATGAACATTGTGGATTTTTTTAAGCCGTTGTGGTTGTACTTCTATGATGGCGATTATTCTTTCCATGATTCGCCAAATGGCTACACCGTTCAGGTGAGTGGCGTGGTTTGGATCAGCATCGGTGTGCTCACATTGTGGTGGATGATCCATAAGGCGGTGGTTCGGGAGCGGGTGTTGTTGCCAACGCCTGCAGCGCATCTGATCAGGCTGCACCTGATGGCAAGTATGTTGTTTTGTTTCCTGCTCCAATTGTCTTTGTCCATGCCATTTTACTTCTTCGTGCCCGGTGCCGACTTCATTCAGTTTCCCTGGCGTCTGTTGTCGTTCATTGAAGTGTCGCTGATACTTGTGATCGGACTCATGGTTCTTCGGGTATCACAGGCCTATGGGAAGAATGCAGCTTTGGGTATGACCCTGCTTATGTTTGTTTCCATGGCATATGCTTACCCCGGTCGCGCAAGGCCGCATGATTCATGGGGGTGGTATGAGAGCCGGTTTTTCGAAGACGGGGTCAACCGGGGCGTGTTCGGTGGAGGAGAATACATTCCTAATGTGGCTGATACCACGGCCGATGAAGGATACTACCGGCAGTTGGCGCAGAAAGGAATAGAGGTGTTATCCGGATCGGTTGTGACAGGTGAACGGGATGCCCTGGAAAATGCGGAGGCCCTCAGGCTTGTGTACCGGTTTGATGCGGAGCAGCCCGCCGAGGTGGCACTCCCGCTCAACTATTCAGGTCTCGAACGTATGGTTATAGAGAAAGACGATATCCGGTTGAAGCTGGTTTGCACCCGCACCCCGGATGACCCGAGGATGCGGATTCATATCCCCGCGGGCCGTTCCACGGTGGTTGTGTTTTTGCCTTCCTTTGCCAATATTTTCCGATGAACCAAGGGAAGAAGCAGGGTGGGTGAGGATATAATTCAGGAAGTTGTTTGGTAATGTTCAGATTATTTATGACATTTGCACTCCTTAAAAAGGTTAGCATTATGGCACGTGTTTGTGAAATCACCGGTAAAAAGGTCATCGTAGGAAACAAAGTTTCCCACTCGAATATCAAAACCAAACGTACATTCCAACCCAACCTTCAGGTGAAGAAGTTTTTTATTCCTGAAGAGGATAAGTGGATCACGCTGAAGGTTTCTACCAGCGGTCTCCGTACCATCAACAAAAAAGGCATTTACGCCTGTCTGAAGGAAGCCCGTGCAAAAGGGTTCACCCGTCAGTAACAGATTCAGCATACTATATTTCCAAGAGCCTGAGCATTCAGGCTCTTTTTTTTATCCGTTGTGTCACCTACAATTTGCGGATTGTTATCTTGTGGAAGTTGTGTTGCATGTGTGTGTCAAATAATCTTCAACCATGTCCATGTTTTCAGCTGTATTGATGATTTTTCTGGTGATGGACCCCTTCGGGAACATTCCGTTCTTTGTGGGTACGCTTCGCCATGTGGATCCGTCGCGTCACCGGAAAATCATTGTCAGGGAGTTGCTCATTGCATTGATGACACTCATGTTGTTCATGTTCGCCGGCAAGTACATCCTGCAGATGCTTCATATTTCAGAACCCTCGCTGACACTGGCCGGTGGGTTGATTCTATTGTTGATATCCATCAAGATGATTTTTCCGGGTTCGCAGGCGGATGGGAGGGAGACCATTGAAGGAGAGCCGTTCATTGTACCGCTGGCGATTCCCTATGTGGCGGGTCCTTCTGCCATGGCTACGGTGATGCTGATATTCAATCGTGAGCCCGGGCGGTGGATGGAATGGTTGCTGGCACTCGTGGTGGCATGGCTGCTGTGTAGCTGTTGCATCCTCGCATCGGGTGTGATCAGTCGCAAACTGGGAAACAAGGCCCTGGCTGCCGTTGAAAGGTTAATGGGGATGGTGCTTTCGGCGATGGCGGTTCAGATGATCATGACCGGTATCGCCCGGTTCATTCAGGCAATGCCTGCCTAGTATCCGTACTTGTCGCCCCAGCGTTTTCTGAGGAATTCACGCAGTTCGTTTTCCCTCGCGTTCTTGCCGGGATCATACATGCGTGTGCCTTCTATTTCATCGGGCAGGTATTCCTGGCGGGAGAAACTCCCGGGTTGATCGTGGCTGTATTCGTATTGTTTTCCGTAACCAAGGTCTTTCATCAATTGTGTCGGGGCGTTTCTAAGATGCAGCGGAACGGGAAGTGTACCGGTTTTTTTCACCAGTGCCATGGCCTCGTTGATGGCCTGGTAGGATGCGTTGCTTTTCGGGCTTGATGCCAGGTAGGTGGCGGTTTGAGAGAGGATGATCCGGCACTCGGGATACCCGATTGCATGCACGGCCTGGAAGCAGCTTTGCGCCATGACCAGGGCTGTAGGATTGGCGTTCCCGATGTCTTCAGATGCCAAAATCAGTAAACGACGTGCGATGAACAGCGGGTCTTCTCCGCCTTCAATCATCCTGGCCATCCAGTAAACCGCTGCGTTGGGGTCGCTGCCCCGGATGGATTTGATGAATGCCGAGATGATGTCGTAATGTGACTCACCGTTCTTGTCGTACCTGGCGAGGTTGCTCTGAATGACCTTGGTTACAAGTTCATCGGTGATGACGCCACCGTCCGGCGGCAGGGTTTCCGATACCATCTCCAGTGCGTTGAGTAACTTCCTGCCATCACCACCCGAAACCTGCAGCAATGCCCCGGTTTCCTTGAGTTCGATCTTGCGTTTGGATAAGTCCTCGTCTTCTGCAATGGCTTTGCGTAATAAACCTTCAAGATCTTCTTTACCGAGGCTGTTGAGGGTATACACCTGGCACCTTGAAAGCAGGGGAGAGATCACTTCAAAGGAAGGGTTTTCCGTGGTGGCCCCGATCAGCGTGACCAGGCCTTTTTCAACGGCGCCCAGCAACGAGTCTTGTTGCGCTTTGCTGAATCTGTGAATTTCATCGATGAACAATACAGGACGTGGAAGCCCCATCCTTACTTCTTGTTCCGCTTTGTCAATCACCGCCCGTACGTCTTTTACACCCGATGTAACCGCACTCAATGCATACATGGGCATTTCCAGTTGGTGTGCCAGCAATTCTGCGAGTGTGGTTTTGCCCACACCCGGAGGCCCCCACAGGATCATGGAGGGGATTTTGCCGGCTTCAAAAATCCGCCTGAGCGGGCCGTCCGCGCCTATCAGGTGAGACTGCCCGGTATAGGCGTCCAATGTCTTCGGTCGCATGCGTTCTGCCAGAGGGGCGTGGTTCGGATTCATCATGTGTCAAAGTTATTTGAAATCCTGGAAAGCACGACAGAAACCCCTTGTAAAGGAATGTTTAAATGCGAAGCAATAGCGTATGATCGAAACGGCTTTTTTAGTAAGTTTGGGAGCATTTTGTGTTCCAGTAACCATCATTCGAATGAAAAAAATTCTATACGCTTTTGCGTTTGCCATCATGGGTGTGACTGCCGTTGCGCAAACCCCAACCTTTGATCTTTCCGTTCAATCCGGTTGCCCTCCTTTGATGGTGAAAGCAACCAACACGTCCACACTGAAGCCGGGGATTCACTATCGGTGGTATTTCGGTGAAGGAAGTTATATCTGGTCCTACGATACGTCGGCGGTTCAACACCCGACCCACATATACAACACGGTTGGAAGTTACACGGTATACCTGGAGCAATTCGACGGCAGTTTCAATTACTTAGGAGGTACCAACAAGGTGGTGACCGTGCAGGGATCAACCGGTCAGTTCTTTATCAATCCTTCCGACAGCGCTTGTCCGGGCACTTCCGTTCAGTTCTATACTTACATGACCAATTCGTCACATTCCTGGGATTTCGGTGACGGCAATACAGGGTCCGGGTCATCTGCATTTCACACCTTCACTACACCGGGAGTATATCCGGTAACCCTATACCTGACCACACCGTGCGGACCTGATACCATCGTTAAAATGTTCAAGGTGTCAACCAAAGTGCAGGCCCAGGGTGGTTTCACACTTTCTTCACGGGATGTTTGCCTGGGAGAACCGGTCAGTTACAGCAGTTACTATACCAACCAGGCCACCCATTTTGATTTCGGAGATGGTGCAACAAGTTCCCAAACCTTCGGTAAGCACGTGTATGCCGCCCCCGGCCAATACTACATCAAGCAAGACGTGACCAATGCTTGCGGAAACTCAACCCAGGTGGTGGATAGTGTGACGGTTCATTCCAACCTGCCCGTCAATCCGAGTGTATATATGAATCCTTCGCGGGATACCATTTGTCCGGGAGATGAGATCAATGTATACGTGTCGGGAGACTTCAAACAACTCAGGTTCAATTTCGGCGACGGAACCATTGTAAACCTGGGTGAAGGTCAGAATTACGCTTACCATACCTATAATCAGTTGGGCGACTATCCCATTTCGGCGCAGGTGACCAACTACTGCGGAAACGACAGCCTGCTCAAAGATACGGTTCATGTTGTAGGGTCCCAGGGCTTTGATCCCAATGCGGTCATTCATCTTAATTCACATGATGTTTGTCCGGGAGCCAATGTTTCCATGTATCTCAGCAGCAACCAGTACTATCGGTCTTATGTGTGGACATATGGAGACGGAAGCAAAAAGGATTCATCCTCTTACTCCAGCACCAACCATGCATTCAAGTCGTTCGGACACTACCCGGTTGAGGTGAAAGTGTACAACGGTTGCGGTGAATCTCAGATCTACCAGGATTCCATTCATGTGGTGCCCAATGGCGGATTCCCCGATGGGGTCAATATCAACGGACCTAACATGGCCGTGTGTCCCCAGCAACCCATCAGCCTGGATGCTACCTATGGGTATAAGTTCTACGTGTGGAACATGGGAGACGGAAGTCCGAAAGATTCTACATCCGATGCGAGCAAAGATTATTTCTACAGCACACCCGGAAACTACCAGGTGGCTTGCACCATCTACAATTTCTGCGGTGAG encodes the following:
- a CDS encoding 50S ribosomal protein L28 codes for the protein MARVCEITGKKVIVGNKVSHSNIKTKRTFQPNLQVKKFFIPEEDKWITLKVSTSGLRTINKKGIYACLKEARAKGFTRQ
- a CDS encoding NAAT family transporter, which encodes MSMFSAVLMIFLVMDPFGNIPFFVGTLRHVDPSRHRKIIVRELLIALMTLMLFMFAGKYILQMLHISEPSLTLAGGLILLLISIKMIFPGSQADGRETIEGEPFIVPLAIPYVAGPSAMATVMLIFNREPGRWMEWLLALVVAWLLCSCCILASGVISRKLGNKALAAVERLMGMVLSAMAVQMIMTGIARFIQAMPA
- a CDS encoding replication-associated recombination protein A, producing MNPNHAPLAERMRPKTLDAYTGQSHLIGADGPLRRIFEAGKIPSMILWGPPGVGKTTLAELLAHQLEMPMYALSAVTSGVKDVRAVIDKAEQEVRMGLPRPVLFIDEIHRFSKAQQDSLLGAVEKGLVTLIGATTENPSFEVISPLLSRCQVYTLNSLGKEDLEGLLRKAIAEDEDLSKRKIELKETGALLQVSGGDGRKLLNALEMVSETLPPDGGVITDELVTKVIQSNLARYDKNGESHYDIISAFIKSIRGSDPNAAVYWMARMIEGGEDPLFIARRLLILASEDIGNANPTALVMAQSCFQAVHAIGYPECRIILSQTATYLASSPKSNASYQAINEAMALVKKTGTLPVPLHLRNAPTQLMKDLGYGKQYEYSHDQPGSFSRQEYLPDEIEGTRMYDPGKNARENELREFLRKRWGDKYGY